A single window of Nasonia vitripennis strain AsymCx chromosome 4, Nvit_psr_1.1, whole genome shotgun sequence DNA harbors:
- the LOC100116998 gene encoding Down syndrome cell adhesion molecule-like protein Dscam2 isoform X6, whose protein sequence is MLTGSWTSSALFTGVCLLLLGVAARRGSGHGFDAHLRGPSFLIEPASRVEFSNSSGAWLDCAATGSPPPNIDWSTADGLPAGDVPGVRRLLKNGTLVLLPFPAAAYRQDVHSATYRCVASNSVGRVLSRDVQVRAVVAQAYKVEVEVIGGASRGCTAVLRCVVPSFVRDLVRVVSWLQEPAFYIYPSLQGDGKFHLLPTGELLVHGLEFSDQVPGYRCRTMHRLTRQVVVSSVANVRIADHRGVMPPVILDHSENVHVAQDESTSLVCVAQACPTPEYRWYAQTGAEPMLVLPGPRTRLLGPVLAIEAVTLEDSGVYRCAAANSGGEASAELRLVVTAPLHVEVTPALLSVHLGGSAEFRCEIGSHPQAGPHFVTWYKDGRQLPGTGRQAELLRINSIGREDRGMYQCIVRRSEGDTAQASAELQLGDAPPVLLYSFIEQTLQPGPAVSLKCSAAGNPTPQVSWALDGFPLPSNGRFVIGQYVTVHGDVISHVNISHVVVEDGGEYSCTAENRAGKVTHAARLNVYGLPYIRLIPKVTAVAGETLRLKCPVAGYPIEEIRWERAGRELPDDLRQKVLSDGTLIVSSVQKQVDSGVYTCWAKNKQGHSARRSGDVAVIVPPIIEPFNFQEGLSEGMRTRTVCGVAAGDPPLTISWLKDGQSPFPLPSKLASVVNVSQLDPYSSLLSISNLAAEHSGDYTCVAANPAAEVRYTAKLQVKVPPRWIVEPSDTSVERNRHVALHCQAQGVPTPNIVWKKATGGKSGEYEELRERPYTKILSNGTLLLQHVKEDREGFYLCQASNGIGSGIGKVVQLKVNSSPFFAAPSRLVTVKKGDTATLHCEVHGDKPVSVSWFKGGKDEMNPSTNYRVTVKQESTPDGVVAQLQISSAEASDSGAYFCQASNLYGRDQQLVQLLVQEPPMPPSNLETAMVSSRSINVKWSHKSQDTSEVSKYILQYKEGEGMWQQQELSGPPLPYAALIDELKPATRYTVRVIAEGPAGRSTPSAELLVRTEPQRPAGPPLNVAARALSSTEILVTWLPPLPELRHGDIEGFNVGYRESTSSNPSFNFTSVPGDGEEGGAELRLTGLRPHTRYTLIVQAYNQVGSGPLSEMLSTQTLEDVPSSPPEDVRCAALASKSLQVSWQPPPSTHANGVIQGYKLNYEPVLGESWPNIDEMEVRKTSALTTVLTGLRKYTNYSIQVLAYTRVGDGVPTRASYCHTEEDVPASPADIKVVVSAPTALFISWLPPLEPNGLITKYNLYTRLVDGREELNHGKRTLPAGDTYFEATGLQQHVEYQFWVTASTRVGEGQNSKVAAQVPTNRVPARITSFGGQIVRPWRGSVTLGCNAVGEPTSREWYKSNLEQVRTDSSRNVQILQSGEVVFSSLQPQDAGNYTCQVENSQGSDRLHYSLIVQVPPSAPVLFVSSSTSTSILLHWMPGYNGGAPLTKYTLHYRPTHGTLEELQLSRRATSHELKGLLCGNTYHLYLSAHNKIGSSAASPSLSVRTQGQPPGIPPAAAFLSPNSTSLVLRLTAWPDNGCPILYFVIQYRPINEFHWSLVSNNVKMQRRFVVTGLASSSVYQLKVEAYNVAGNNQAEFTFVTLTKEGAPPAELSERGMGGPVAFYADLKIMLPLMVAVAALLLAAATIGARWRNRYAQDRVQRPMKESQENQQNAETQRERYYATIHKVALQGNAGAPDKIPETAEDISPYATFQLSEGAGGGLGGLAGLAGLAGAEVSAGALHTNNTLLHSFMYHEHAMTEGCASPPPATTTLKSVSSRRRQQRKHQTQGDVESDESESDADQLTSSRTESSNQLDAGKLKHIRAVSDFMYHGTSSTSSDISPMSEQKSLPRRGRSRWHVPSRSSLRTILPPVSVAETAFGGDRSQQADHQQQQQQQHLREMNEPECDIDSLKKLKLGLRSSLWSRPAGQQGNPSSDYSIAV, encoded by the exons GCGTgtgcctgctgctgctgggtgTGGCGGCGCGGCGCGGTAGCGGGCACGGCTTCGACGCGCACCTGCGCGGCCCGAGCTTCCTCATCGAGCCGGCCTCGAGGGTCGAGTTTTCCAACTCGTCGGGCGCCTGGCTGGACTGCGCGGCGACCGGTAGCCCGCCGCCCAACATCGACTGGTCGACTGCCGACGGCTTGCCCGCCGGCGACGTGCCCGGGGTCCGGAGGCTGCTCAAGAATGGAACCCTCGTGCTGCTGCCCTTTCCCGCGGCGGCCTATCGGCAGGACGTGCACAGCGCCACGTATAGGTGCGTCGCCAGCAACTCCGTCGGCAGGGTGCTCAGCAGGGACGTCCAGGTTCGCGCAG TGGTCGCCCAGGCGTACAAGGTGGAGGTGGAGGTGATCGGAGGCGCATCCCGGGGCTGCACGGCCGTGCTGCGCTGCGTCGTGCCGAGCTTCGTCCGAGACCTCGTCCGAGTGGTCTCCTGGCTGCAGGAGCCGGCCTTCTACATTTACCCCTCGCTGCAAGGAG ACGGCAAGTTCCACCTGCTGCCGACGGGCGAGCTGCTGGTGCACGGGCTGGAGTTCAGCGACCAGGTGCCGGGCTACCGCTGCCGGACGATGCACCGGCTGACCAGGCAGGTCGTCGTGAGCTCCGTGGCGAACGTGAGGATAGCCGACCACCGGGGCGTCATGCCGCCCGTGATCCTCGACCACTCGGAGAACGTGCACGTCGCCCAGGACGAGTCGACCTCGCTGGTCTGCGTGGCCCAGGCCTGCCCGACGCCCGAGTACAGGTGGTACGCGCAGACGGGCGCCGAGCCGATGCTCGTGCTGCCGGGGCCGCGGACGCGGCTGCTCGGCCCGGTCCTGGCCATCGAGGCGGTCACCCTCGAGGACAGCGGGGTCTACCGGTGCGCCGCGGCCAACAGCGGCGGCGAGGCCAGCGCCGAGCTGAGGCTGGTCGTGACGGCGCCGCTGCACGTCGAGGTGACGCCGGCCCTGCTCTCGGTCCACCTGGGCGGCAGCGCCGAGTTCCGCTGCGAGATCGGCTCGCACCCGCAGGCGGGGCCGCACTTCGTCACCTGGTACAAGGACGGCCGGCAGCTGCCGGGCACAGGCCGCCAGGCCGAGCTGCTGCGCATCAACAGCATCGGCCGCGAGGACCGCGGCATGTACCAGTGCATCGTGCGCCGCTCCGAGGGCGACACGGCCCAGGCCTCGGCCGAGCTCCAGCTCGGAG ACGCGCCGCCGGTGCTCCTCTACTCCTTCATCGAGCAGACCCTGCAGCCCGGGCCGGCCGTGTCGCTCAAGTGCTCGGCCGCGGGGAATCCCACGCCGCAGGTCTCCTGGGCGCTGGACGGCTTCCCGCTGCCCAGCAACGGAAG GTTCGTGATAGGCCAGTACGTGACGGTCCACGGAGACGTGATATCGCACGTGAACATCAGCCACGTGGTCGTCGAGGACGGCGGGGAGTACTCGTGCACGGCGGAGAACCGGGCCGGCAAAGTGACCCACGCCGCCAGGCTGAACGTGTACG GTCTGCCGTACATCCGGCTGATCCCGAAGGTGACGGCCGTGGCCGGGGAGACGCTGCGGCTCAAGTGCCCCGTGGCGGGCTACCCGATCGAGGAGATCCGCTGGGAGCGGGCGGGCCGCGAGCTGCCGGACGACCTGCGCCAGAAGGTCCTGAGCGACGGCACCCTCATCGTCTCGAGCGTGCAGAAGCAGGTCGACAGCGGCGTCTACACCTGCTGGGCCAAGAACAAGCAGGGCCACAGCGCCAGGCGCAGCGGGGACGTCGCCGTGATCG TACCCCCTATAATTGAGCCATTTAACTTCCAAGAGGGACTATCCGAGGGGATGCGGACGAGGACGGTGTGCGGGGTCGCGGCTGGCGATCCACCCCTGACCATATCCTGGCTAAAAGACGGCCAAAGTCCCTTTCCCCTGCCCTCGAAGCTCGCCTCTGTCGTCAACGTCTCGCAGCTTGATCCCTACTCGAGCCTCCTTAGCATATCCAATCTAGCCGCCGAGCACTCGGGCGACTACACCTGCGTCGCCGCGAACCCCGCCGCCGAGGTCAGGTACACGGCCAAGCTTCAGGTAAAAG TGCCGCCGCGCTGGATCGTCGAGCCGAGCGATACGAGCGTCGAACGGAACAGACACGTGGCACTCCACTGTCAGGCTCAGGGTGTGCCCACGCCCAATATCGTTTGGAAAAAAGCAACCG GCGGCAAGTCCGGCGAGTACGAGGAATTACGCGAGCGACCCTACACCAAGATTCTGAGCAACGGGACTCTGCTGCTGCAACACGTGAAGGAGGATCGCGAGGGTTTCTACCTGTGCCAGGCGAGCAACGGCATTGGCTCGGGTATCGGCAAAGTGGTCCAGCTCAAAGTCAACT CCTCGCCGTTCTTCGCCGCACCCTCGCGACTGGTCACCGTCAAGAAGGGTGACACGGCAACGCTGCACTGCGAGGTTCACGGCGACAAGCCGGTCAGCGTCAGCTGGTTCAAGGGCGGCAAGGACGAGATGAATCCCTCGACAAACTaccg GGTGACGGTGAAGCAGGAGTCGACGCCCGACGGGGTCGTGGCTCAGCTGCAGATCTCCTCGGCCGAGGCCTCCGACAGCGGGGCTTACTTCTGCCAGGCGAGCAATCTTTACGGCCGCGACCAGCAGCTCGTCCAACTTCTCGTGCAAG AGCCGCCGATGCCACCGAGCAACCTGGAGACAGCCATGGTGAGCAGCCGCAGCATCAACGTCAAGTGGTCGCACAAATCGCAGGACACGAGCGAAGTCAGCAAGTACATTCTCCAGTACAAAGAGGGCGAAGGCATgtggcagcagcaggagcTCAGCGGTCCGCCGCTGCCGTACGCGGCGTTGATCGACGAGCTCAAGCCAGCTACTAGGTACACCGTCAGAGTCATAGCCGAGGGACCGGCCGGGAGGTCCACGCCTTCCGCTGAGCTGCTGGTGAGGACGGAGCCCCAGAGGCCCGCGGGTCCCCCGCTAAACGTCGCCGCCAGGGCGCTGTCTTCCACGGAGATACTGGTCACGTGGCTGCCGCCATTGCCGGAGCTCAGGCACGGGGACATCGAGGGATTCAACGTGGGATACAGAGAGTCCAC CTCGTCGAATCCGTCGTTCAATTTCACGTCGGTGCCGGGCGACGGCGAGGAGGGCGGCGCCGAACTGAGACTGACGGGTCTCAGGCCGCACACGCGCTACACCCTCATCGTTCAGGCTTACAACCAAGTCGGCTCGGGGCCACTCTCGGAGATGCTGAGCACGCAGACCCTCGAAGACG TTCCGAGTTCGCCGCCGGAGGACGTGAGGTGCGCGGCGCTGGCGTCCAAGTCGCTGCAGGTCTCGTGGCAGCCGCCGCCCAGTACGCACGCTAACGGTGTCATACAGGGCTACAAGCTTAATTACGAGCCGGTCCTCGGGGAGTCCTGGCCCAACATCGACGAGATGGAG GTGCGCAAGACCAGCGCCCTCACGACGGTGCTGACGGGCTTACGCAAGTACACCAATTACAGCATACAAGTGCTGGCTTACACGAGGGTCGGCGACGGCGTGCCCACCCGGGCATCCTACTGCCACACGGAAGAAGACG TGCCGGCAAGTCCCGCGGACATCAAGGTCGTCGTGAGCGCGCCGACGGCGCTGTTCATCTCGTGGCTGCCGCCTCTCGAGCCCAACGGCCTGATAACCAAGTACAATTTGTACACCAGACTGGTGGACGGCCGCGAGGAGCTGAACCACGGAAAGCGCACCTTGCCGGCCGGCGACACCTACTTCGAGGCGACCGGCTTACAGCAGCACGTCGAGTACCAGTTCTGGGTGACGGCGAGCACGAGGGTCGGCGAAGGCCAGAACTCGAAGGTGGCAGCTCAGGTGCCGACGAACCGAGTGCCCGCGAGGATCACCTCCTTCGGCGGTCAAATCGTCAGGCCCTGGCGTGGATCCGTCACTCTCGGCTGTAACGCTGTCGGCGAGCCGACCAGCCGCGAATGGTACAAGTCCAACCTCGAGCAGGTGCGAACCGACTCCAGCAGGAACGTCCAGATACTGCAGAGCGGCGAAGTTGTCTTCTCGAGTCTTCAGCCCCAGGACGCCGGAAACTACACCTGCCAGGTCGAGAACTCGCAGGGCAGCGACAGGCTGCACTACTCGCTAATCGTTCAAG TGCCGCCGAGCGCTCCCGTGCTCTTCGTGTCGAGCTCGACCTCGACGAGTATCCTGCTGCACTGGATGCCTGGCTACAACGGCGGCGCACCGCTCACCAAGTACACGCTGCACTATCGCCCGACTCACGGCACGCTCGAGGAATTACAGCTTTCCCGCCGCGCCACCAGTCACGAGCTCAAG GGCCTGCTGTGCGGCAACACCTACCACTTGTACCTGAGCGCGCACAACAAGATAGGCAGTAGTGCGGCGTCGCCCTCGTTGTCGGTGCGCACGCAGGGTCAACCTCCCGGCATACCACCGGCCGCGGCATTCCTCTCTCCGAACTCGACCTCGCTCGTGCTCAGGCTGACCGCCTGGCCAGACAACGGCTGTCCGATACTCTACTTCGTCATTCAGTACAGGCCCATCAACGAGTTCCACTGGAGCCTCGTGTCCAACAACGTCAAGATGCAGAGGCGATTCGTCGTCACGGGTCTGGCCTCGAGCTCGGTCTACCAGCTCAAGGTCGAGGCGTACAACGTCGCCGGGAACAACCAGGCCGAGTTCACCTTCGTCACGCTGACCAAGGAGGGCG CCCCACCAGCGGAACTGTCGGAGCGAGGCATGGGCGGGCCGGTGGCGTTCTACGCGGACCTGAAAATCATGCTGCCGCTTATGGTGGCGGTGGCCGCCTTGCTGCTGGCCGCGGCGACGATAGGCGCCCGCTGGCGCAACA GGTACGCGCAAGACCGGGTCCAGCGGCCCATGAAGGAGTCCCAGGAGAACCAGCAGAATGCCGAGACCCAGCGCGAGAGATACTATGCGACGATACACAAGGTTGCCCTGCAGGGCAATGCTGGAGCTCCGGACAAGATTCCAG AGACGGCGGAGGATATCTCTCCGTACGCTACGTTCCAGCTGTCGGAGGGCGCAGGGGGAGGCCTGGGAGGCCTGGCTGGATTGGCCGGCCTGGCTGGCGCGGAAGTCTCCGCGGGAGCTCTGCACACCAACAACACTCTCCTACACAGCTTCATGTACCACGAGCACGCGATGACGGAGGGCTGCGCGAGTCCTCCCCCCGCCACCACG ACGCTGAAGAGTGTATCGTCGCGTCGACGTCAGCAGCGGAAGCACCAGACACAGGGGGACGTAGAGAGCGACGAGAGCGAGTCTGACGCGGACCAGCTGACGAGCTCCCGGACCGAGTCGTCGAACCAGCTGGACGCGGGCAAGCTCAAGCACA TTCGAGCCGTTTCGGACTTCATGTACCACGGCACGTCGAGCACTTCCTCGGACATCTCACCAATGTCCGAGCAAAAATCGCTGCCGCGAAGGGGTCGCTCGAG ATGGCACGTGCCGAGCAGGAGCTCCCTTCGCACGATACTGCCCCCGGTCTCGGTGGCGGAGACGGCCTTCGGCGGCGACCGATCTCAGCAGGCCgaccatcagcagcagcagcagcagcagcatctgCGGGAGATGAACGAGCCCGAGTGCGACATCGACTCCCTGAAGAAGCTCAAGCTCGGATTGAGGAGCTCGCTATGGTCGAGACCGGCCGGCCAACAGGGCAACCCATCCTCCGACTACTCCATCGCCGTCTAG